A DNA window from Amycolatopsis sp. DSM 110486 contains the following coding sequences:
- a CDS encoding ABC transporter ATP-binding protein, with protein sequence MVLEASGLTKHFPVRKRGREVLTKGRRSVQAVDDVDVVLRRGRVTALVGESGSGKSTVARLLAQLYPRTSGDIRLHGKSTTVKGGRAFRAYCRKVQMIFQDPFASLNPVHTVRYHLTRALKIHDRAGADLEQALFELLTRVQLTPPERYVDKFPHELSGGQRQRVAIARALGADPEALLADEPVSMLDVSIRLGVLNLLRDLKERLHLAILYITHDIASARYFADETLVMYAGRMVEGGDSETVTQQPAHPYTRLLIESAPDPDRLDPGTEAAPGEAPKEKGSGEPPSLIAPPSGCRFHPRCPVAMERCKTDLPPRFEVDDAPGHWAACWLYDSAVRP encoded by the coding sequence ATCGTGCTCGAGGCCTCCGGGCTGACCAAGCACTTCCCCGTGCGCAAGCGCGGGCGCGAGGTGCTCACGAAGGGGCGCCGCAGCGTCCAGGCCGTCGACGACGTCGACGTGGTGCTGCGACGCGGCCGCGTGACCGCGCTGGTGGGCGAGTCCGGCTCGGGCAAGTCGACCGTGGCGCGGCTGCTCGCCCAGCTCTACCCGCGCACGAGCGGCGACATCCGGCTGCACGGCAAGTCCACGACCGTGAAGGGCGGCAGGGCTTTCCGGGCTTACTGCCGCAAGGTCCAGATGATCTTCCAGGACCCGTTCGCGTCGCTGAACCCCGTGCACACCGTGCGCTACCACCTCACGCGGGCGTTGAAAATCCACGACCGTGCGGGCGCCGACCTGGAGCAGGCGCTGTTCGAGCTGCTCACGCGGGTGCAGCTGACCCCGCCGGAGCGCTACGTCGACAAGTTCCCCCACGAGCTTTCCGGCGGCCAGCGCCAGCGCGTCGCGATCGCGCGGGCGCTCGGCGCCGACCCCGAGGCACTGCTGGCCGACGAGCCGGTGTCCATGTTGGACGTCTCCATCCGCCTCGGCGTGCTGAACCTGTTGCGGGACCTGAAGGAACGCCTGCATCTCGCGATCCTCTACATCACGCACGACATCGCGTCGGCGCGCTACTTCGCCGACGAGACGCTGGTGATGTACGCCGGGCGCATGGTCGAGGGCGGCGACTCCGAGACCGTGACGCAGCAGCCTGCCCACCCGTACACGCGGCTGCTGATCGAATCCGCACCCGACCCCGACCGGCTCGACCCGGGCACGGAAGCCGCACCGGGTGAAGCGCCGAAGGAGAAGGGTTCCGGCGAGCCGCCGAGCCTGATCGCGCCGCCGTCGGGCTGCCGGTTCCACCCGCGGTGTCCCGTGGCGATGGAACGCTGCAAAACCGACCTCCCGCCGCGGTTCGAGGTGGACGACGCCCCCGGCCACTGGGCCGCGTGCTGGCTGTACGACTCGGCGGTGCGCCCGTGA